GTGGAAGGTGAACCACCATCGTTGTGACCTACCTTAGCGGTCAGTGAAAAACATGTATATTTGTTATGAATGAGCTTACCAAACTCGATGATAACGACTGGTCATATCATTTCAGTGTCAGACTTCGGGATTTACGAAGTATAGCGTCCGATCCTTGACTCACAGTCTCCCGATTTAAGCGAGTTTTGGACAGCCGTCCACTTTCCCTCACGCCAGTAGCTACGCGCGCTGCGACCACTGACTGCCTTATTGACGACAGTGATATCCTGCAAGTATTGAGGAATTTTTACTCCCCAACTGCGGGTAGACCAATCATTATTCAATATTCAATACCCGCTTTTACTGGCCACGAGCGGGCTTACCCTTGAATACCCTCTGATGCCGAGTGAGATGCCATGGTAGAGTCTCCAACGAGGTAGAGACTTGGGGCCGCCAACACGGCAGCGGCCATAGAAGCAACAAACGAGATTCGGAACAACATGGTTTATACAGGAGCAGACGGCAGCGAACGACAGCAGCGACGGAACTCTATAATCACTCGCTTTTATACCCTGCACCATCTTATTGTGAAGCGCAGTAGGATCATCCGACAACTTACCATGAACCGCGTTTGATCCTGGGAAGGCTGAAAACTCTACAAAAGAAGCCATCATAATCCCCATTTACCAGTGTTTCCGTTGAGATATACACATCTAAATTGCCAAATTTGGTATGATCAGAACAAAGCGGATTCTATATCCTATGCGGTCAAGAAGGCAGCCACGCGCCAGCTGTTATCACGGCGTCGAAGCTATGATCACAAGCTCGCATCACGAGACCAATTCACTGATCCCGAAAGCGACGAAGCTCACAACGGAGTTGGGGCGGCCCGTCGGCCCTACTGCTTTGACGAGCTCATTAAGTCTGTTTTAGCGAGGCGGATCATCGGTACTGTTCCTTGAGACCCCTTTTCTTACTATATTCGGATATAATGAGAATTGTTTCATACACTTTCTGGACACGTAGGCATGGGCTTGATCGTGCAAAATTCTCGGTTCCAACCGCCAAGTTTAGTCGTATAATTAGCATTTGTGATAGAGACTTAGGAAACCCGGCTCCGATAGCGCCATTGAGGTTCCTTCATTAAATAGGAAACAGATGCAAGCGGAAGGGCACGGAACTTGTACTCGATAACAACGACAAATAGAATGCCTGTCATATCACAAAATACTCGGGAGCAGCATACGGTTGGCTATTATTCACATAAATTTCAGATCCCGATAATCCTTTGCAAAGACACTACCACAGGCTCAAAACACTTTTCAGTTTTAAGGAGTCGCACACCCACGGAGCAACCGCAAGTAGGGAGTAAGGAaatgatgtatatatatccGTGCGACGGAGGCTGCGCTACTTTGTGGGTATTATGAAATTAGGAGACTATAACTTACTTACTTGGTTACATTGACACCGGTGCTTAAGTGTACCCAAACTGATTCTTGATCATGGATAGCGTGGATATTGAGCCAACATCCAGGACTGTGTGACCCCTTTAAATTGTTAGAAGAAGAATAAGTAGAAGGGGCGAGAGTTTTCTCGTTTTAAATAAAGCGGTTGAACCCGCGGAGAAATAAGTTGGTAATGTATCAACGAGACATAGCAAATATACTAAGAGACCAGACAATGAGCAGCCGGAACCGGCCGTAGTCAGGTAGGTGACAAGCGCCCCGACTCGGAAGGGGCGAAACCTTACGTATCCGTACGGTAACATAGCAACGGTTAGAGCATTCGGCTTGGAGTTCATTTAGTCACGTAGCCTAAAGCAAAGATTCTTGGAGACCGTATCTAGACTGATACTCTTAATAACAAAAATCAAGTatctttctttcttccaACTTCCGTTCATTCATTCATTCGTTCAACCCCCAGTTCATTCCTTTAACCTTCCAACGTATAGACTAGCTCAGTACATCTATGATGACTTCTCATGCCAATCGACCTGCTCCTCTTCAAACTCTTACTATACCAACTATAGTCATTCATTATGCTGAACCAACCAGCGGTTTGACCCCACGAACTCCATATTCTCAAGATTGCACAGATGCGATATCGGAATCACCTATTGACGATATACATATTAAAGTACATCTCAGTCCTAGCGCACCGATCACTCCCATCCAGTCCCACATGCCCCGAGAGAAATCGGTGGCACGACCCCCTATTCGGTTACAACGAAAGGCACAACCAAGTCGTGGTCGGCGGGTACTTATGTGGTCGGTAATACTAGTTCTACTCGCCATCACTTCCTTCTTGTTACGCCACATCAGCGGTAATCCAAGGCATTCGCCGACGTCCGAGTTATCCAACCGGAAACCCATGGAATGGATTACAGTCAAACACCAGAAGATGCCCGTTACATTGGCACCATATCCTACCCCTGGACCAGCCGTTCTAGATTCTATTGAGGTAGACGAATCCGGTCAGACTATACAGCACTGGGGCCAGGTAGTTTGAAATGATGCTCTGCCCAAGAATCAGTATAGTGTGAGTGTTTATCATCGCAGATGAATTTCGTACTGAGTTGAGATTGATCTCTATGAGAGTTCAGAAAACGGGTCGAAATGTATATCATCCATCACCTTTGGGGCCTTTTGATTATATACCCAGTTCGAGAACTTGTGAAGATATATGTAACCCTACCATGGTCACTTGGCCCATTCATTTTGCAATACAATTATCTTTTCAAGGCCTATTCATCATCTAATGGAACCGAGTGACCTTCGACTGGATAGGCGCGGAACAGTTTTCTGATAACTGAAGCGATTTATATTGGACCAGACTTGTCGGACACATTTAGAAGATCTCAGACTCGATATTCAGTACAAGGTAACCGCATTGACGGGTCGCCCTTACCTGAGCGTACCAAATACTACGTTTAAATATTGAAGATTAACTTGTTTTATACAGTGTGAAACAAGTGAAGTTAGAACTCTTTCACATGTCTTCGCTGAAGCCATACAAACTGATGCTTTAAATCCAAGTTGAATAGCACCTTCCCTTGATTACACACGCTACGCATTATGCCCACCATCTATTGACAAGCTCCTCTAAAGCAACCTGGTTTCGTGGTATAAATCCACAGCGTAGTAGATCAGGTCGACTAATTATAGGTAAATTAGTTCTGAAGTACTAGTGTGGATCGAAGGTATATCTGTACCTATTCAAGTCTTTCCTCATGGTTACAGTGGGCTCGACGACGCTACCATCTTCGTTGGTAGCCTTTGTAATCTCGAAGTTCACAAGGATATATGCAAATGCGATAAGGAGGTTTGAATTCGCCAAATGCATTCCAGGACATCGCCTAAAATAAGAGATAAGCTAGAGTGGCGAAGTGGTTCATTTAAATGCGAACATACCTTCTTCCGAATCCAAATGGCACTTCATTTCGTAAACTGGGGTCGTTGAATCTATCTGGATTGAAACTCTCCGGATCCGCGTACACAGACTCTTCTCGAGATAACGCCCACAGATTGGGTATTCTGAACTGGACTAAGTTCTGAGGGGTTGCACTGCGAGGAAATTCTTACATAACGCTCCCAGCAGGTATATGATACCCTCGATACTCGTCATCTTCCTGCGCTGAATGTGCAATACCTGTTCGACCTAAGGGTCAGCTCTGACGATGACCGGGTATATGCGCCCCGAACTGACCAAACGGCAGAGCTGGGAGCCATCGCATCACCTCTCGAAGAACATTTTGAAGATACGGTAGACTAACAACCTGCGCTGGATCGGGTTGCCCACTCGTTGAATCGATAGTGCCAAGGATCTCCTCTCGAGCGCGTGACTGTATTTCAGGATACAGTTGCATCGCAACAAGAAATGAGAGGAACGTTGTAACTGTCTATTATCCCCCGTGTTGTTTGATTGGGTAATTGATAGTTATGTATGCCACTCACGGTATCGAATCCCGCTGATAGGCTCGTTAGATAAACTAATTACTCTTTTAAGACCTGCTCACCACCGAATATCGTCACAGCATTGGCGCGAATCAGCTCTTCATGATATTGTGCATCAGCACTATTTCCCGTTTCCTTGGCGTGTTCGATCTCGGATAGCATGCGAGAGACATATGATGGTTTAGCTACGCCGTTCGCCTGAAATTGATCTATCACTTCTTCAGAGGGGCTTAGAGCCGCATTTGACATACCATCTCGGTCTTGACTCTATCAAAGGGGTTATCTCCAGCCAATTTTCGGAGTTCACGCCCCCTACGAGCCAACGCTTGAAAAGATCCTCCGGGCATCCACTCAGGCCAGTATCTGAGTACCGGAAGAAGATTAACCAAAAACCGAGACGATTGTGTCCCGGAGGTAACCATGTCCAATAGTTCTTCCATATATGGCAGGAGTGGATCGCTGGAAGAGTCAGTGGGGAGATAATAACCAAATGTGGTTGAAAGCAGGAACGCAGCTGCCCAGCTGTCATTGGTTTGTGATTAGGAGTTAGGTACCTGATCCATAAATTCGGATATAGGGGACTCACTGTTGCACGTCTCGAAGCAATGTCCTATCCTTATGGCTGAATAATCTTGCCACCAGACGTTGGGCTTCGGCTTCTTGGGAAGGCCAGTATTCTGGAATAACGGACTCCTGCATATCGGCATGGATTGATTTGCGGAGTGCTCGCCATCGAGGTCCGTATTGAGAGAAAGTGACAATATCACCCAACCCCATGCTGGTTCAAAGAGTTGCGTTCAGTATGTGTGGCAGAACGATACTGGCACCTACAGGTTGATCATCGGTATTTGGGGGCGATCTGCATACTTGGCGCGTTTATCGAGTAGGTCCGTCACAGTACGATGAGAGTTAAGTACAATGATGGTTCTCCCCAGCGCCGAGAAAGAAATAATGTCGCCTGGAGGAGAATTAATCGTGAACAAAGCTAGTCGGTAGACATTTGAGCTGCCATACTTTTGTAGTCTTGGCCAATCTTCATGTAGCCTAGCCATTCACGATCTTTGGGAAAATCCCTAAGATTCCCTAGTAGAATGTGCCGAGGAGGACCTGGAGGCAGGGGGAGTTTCTGAGAACGAGTAAATTGTCTCCATATAACCACACCAAGTCCAGCACAGAGGAGCAACACTTCCCAGACATACAAATTTGAAGGCATGGTGGTGGTCGTGAGAACTGCGCAAGATGTTCTAATTTATATGCACTTTTGGCCCCCGGAAGAGAATACACAACTGCCAGTCGAGTATCATCATTCGGATGTATCTTCTGCCGGTCGAAGCAGGATACAGTAATAAGGCACCATGCTGTCAAGTCCAGATTGTAAAATGAAAAGCTAGCTCAAGTAAGACGTAAAAATGCTCTATCTCTCTGACATAGCCCCGGATGTGTCCGGCTGCATCGAACCCACGGCTGAGCATTATGTGTATAGTGGGCATTAGGacattgcatatagttggtTCCGGATAGAAGTGTAATTTACCCGCTGAGACCGAAGCGGTAAGGTCACGTGATGTCTTCCTCCAACGCTGTAGACCTGCCTTCCACGGCTATATCGCAGGATGAGATCCCCACGGCAGTCAGAGTCACGCAGTCTAGCTCGGGAGGAATCTCTGGACTGATAAATCAATTGACCGAGGGAAAGTAGGTGTGCATGAATCCAACAGAAATGATCCCACTATTTACCAGGGCGCGACAATTTTTGTAGCCCATACTTTTCAGCTGGCTTTGGTTTGATGGTGCGTAGTATTCTCAGTGACTAGAACTTCTAATAACGATTAATTAGGGAGTTGGAGTTGGCCTCACAGTCCTTAGAAGAAGCGCCACACTTTTAACCACCCTCGCCCAACGACGGCTATTGGTTTCTTTGGAAATCCCTATCCGGGATCATTCACATGCATGGTTTCTCGAATGGATGGCCCATCAAGCTAAAAGCCGCACGGCTCACGGGTCTGGAATAAGAATACATAGCCACCAATTGGCGGTAGAGACGAACAAGACGACTCATTCGAACGGGGCCTCTGATGTAACGTTTAGTTTGGTACCGGCACCAGGCACACATTGGTTCAGATATAGAGGGGCATGGATCCaggtttgtacatgtaactTTGCTCTTTCATCCTATTTAATTGTGTACACGATGTTTAGGTCAAGCGAGAGCGACAGGAAAAACTCCTCGACTTGAATTCAGGATCTCCTTGGGAGACCGTTACCCTCACTACCCTCGCACGCGACCGTGCTCTATTCTCTTCGCTCTTGGCCGAGGCTCGTGATTTAGCGCTGCAAGGGAACGAAGGACGGACGGTGGTCTACATCGCGAGAGGTATTGAATGGGCCCAATTCGGTCGTCCTCGCAGGAAAAGGGAGCTAGGGAGTGTAGTTCTGGCCGATGGAGTTGCCGATAATATTGTGCAGGACATCAAATCGTTCATGAACCGGGGAAAGTGGTATACTGAGCGAGGTAAGCAAGTCCCTATCATGAGACAACTATTAAATTAAACTTTGTAACAGGTATCCCTTACCGGCGAGGTTACCTCCTCCATGGTCCTCCAGGAAGTGGCAAATCGAGTTTCATCCAGGCGCTTGCCGGGAGCCTAGGTTATAACATTTGCGTCTTGAACATCTCAGAACGGGGTCTAACTGACGACAAGCTCAATTACCTCCTCGCCCATGTCCCTGAACGGAGCTTCGTATTATTAGAAGATATCGATGCCGCATTCAATAAACGAGTGCAAACAAATGACGATGGGTGCGTACTTCTTTTTGTCACGGCAAACTATCATGCTTACAATGGAGTTTTTAGCTATCAATCAGGCGTAACGTTTTCCGGACTACTAAATGCTCTCGATGGAGTTGCTTCTGGAGAAGAGCGAATAGTGTTCATGACAACCAACCACTTGTCGCGCCTCGACCCTGCTCTTGTTCGACCCGGCAGGGTTGATCTCATACAGCTCCTCGACGATGCTCAACCAGACCAAGCAGCACAACTTTTTGCTCGCTTTTATGGAAGAGGGCAATCAGAGCAGGGTGAAGGAAAGGAAGAAATCGCAGATCGGTTAGACGTACAAGCTCTCGCGCAAAAGGTGAAGGACATTACAACTTCCGAGATCGGTCAAGGGAAGAGGGCGAGTATGGCAGCGTTACAAGGGCACTTTATCCTGCATGACGCGCAAAGCGCAGTGGACACGCTCACGAATTGTTTCAAATTACCTAAAACTTAGATAGAATCCTTACATACTTCTGTATTAGACTGTTCAAAGCCGAGCCACCCTTGAAATGAAAACTCTTTCGACAAGATGATTACCATAGGGAGGATATTAAGTAATAGCAGCACTTTTCACGTGATCTACTGAGATTTCCATCTGGACGGGCTCGTGAGATTGTAGGTGAGTACAGTTACTAGATCGGGCGGGGCTGTTGTAAATATACTGGTAGATAATGGCAAGCTCAAGCAGAGCTGCATTCAGGACTATAGCTCCGATATCTCGTCGTTGGTATGCAAGCACAATTCCCATCGCGCCGCCCAAACCTCCCAAACCTCCGGCTCCTCCTGCAGACCCCAATCGAATTTACACCTCCCGCAAGGCGGCACTTTACTCTGAATACTCGAGCACAATACAAGGCTCTCCATTTTTCGTAATTCTCGGCCATCAGAACTTCAGTGTTGCCAAATTTACGGCCCTACGCAAGGACCTCGCCAAAATCAAACCAAGCAAAGGAGCGCCGGCAGACCAACGTCCAGCCAAACTATCCGTGATTCGACATGCCATCTTTGGTGCCGCTGTCAAAGCGGCCCAACCACAAGCCGCGCCACTGATTTCCAACGTGCAAGGCCCAGCTGCTATCCTTGCATTCCCGAGCCTCGATCCGCCTCATCTCAAATCCGTGCTACGAGTAATCGAAAGAGCGGTCCCTAAGCCTAGAGCGGGTGACCCAGCAGGCGAAGTAAAGCCCACGATCCACGTTATTGGGGCGTATGCCGAGGGGCG
The Rhizoctonia solani chromosome 8, complete sequence DNA segment above includes these coding regions:
- a CDS encoding cytochrome P450 family protein; this encodes MPSNLYVWEVLLLCAGLGVVIWRQFTRSQKLPLPPGPPRHILLGNLRDFPKDREWLGYMKIGQDYKSDIISFSALGRTIIVLNSHRTVTDLLDKRAKYADRPQIPMINLMGLGDIVTFSQYGPRWRALRKSIHADMQESVIPEYWPSQEAEAQRLVARLFSHKDRTLLRDVQHWAAAFLLSTTFGYYLPTDSSSDPLLPYMEELLDMVTSGTQSSRFLVNLLPVLRYWPEWMPGGSFQALARRGRELRKLAGDNPFDRVKTEMANGVAKPSYVSRMLSEIEHAKETGNSADAQYHEELIRANAVTIFGAGFDTTVTTFLSFLVAMQLYPEIQSRAREEILGTIDSTSGQPDPAQVVSLPYLQNVLREVMRWLPALPFGIAHSAQEDDEYRGYHIPAGSVIIPNLWALSREESVYADPESFNPDRFNDPSLRNEVPFGFGRRRCPGMHLANSNLLIAFAYILVNFEITKATNEDGSVVEPTVTMRKDLNSRPDLLRCGFIPRNQVALEELVNRWWA
- a CDS encoding mitochondrial chaperone BCS1; translated protein: MSSSNAVDLPSTAISQDEIPTAVRVTQSSSGGISGLINQLTEGNPYFSAGFGLMGVGVGLTVLRRSATLLTTLAQRRLLVSLEIPIRDHSHAWFLEWMAHQAKSRTAHGSGIRIHSHQLAVETNKTTHSNGASDVTFSLVPAPGTHWFRYRGAWIQVKRERQEKLLDLNSGSPWETVTLTTLARDRALFSSLLAEARDLALQGNEGRTVVYIARGIEWAQFGRPRRKRELGSVVLADGVADNIVQDIKSFMNRGKWYTERGIPYRRGYLLHGPPGSGKSSFIQALAGSLGYNICVLNISERGLTDDKLNYLLAHVPERSFVLLEDIDAAFNKRVQTNDDGYQSGVTFSGLLNALDGVASGEERIVFMTTNHLSRLDPALVRPGRVDLIQLLDDAQPDQAAQLFARFYGRGQSEQGEGKEEIADRLDVQALAQKVKDITTSEIGQGKRASMAALQGHFILHDAQSAVDTLTNCFKLPKT
- a CDS encoding ribosomal protein L10, coding for MASSSRAAFRTIAPISRRWYASTIPIAPPKPPKPPAPPADPNRIYTSRKAALYSEYSSTIQGSPFFVILGHQNFSVAKFTALRKDLAKIKPSKGAPADQRPAKLSVIRHAIFGAAVKAAQPQAAPLISNVQGPAAILAFPSLDPPHLKSVLRVIERAVPKPRAGDPAGEVKPTIHVIGAYAEGRVFQAAGIQALSALPTLDTLRAQLVGLLSAPAAQIAGVLDQARGGSLSRTLEGLKASLEENQKEG